The Anomaloglossus baeobatrachus isolate aAnoBae1 chromosome 5, aAnoBae1.hap1, whole genome shotgun sequence genome includes the window cctcctcccagtctagctcccctcactcccgatcacatgactccaatgcccgcccctaaacatccagtgcaggatcctgcaaaataacagatgcgtttgcatacgttatttgctgtaaaagcaggatccgtacttccgctaaaaaaacgttatggacggatgttaaaaagacgtagtgtgaaaccagccttatctgtaggaaatgcaaccgcagatgctctagccaaagaagctgccctgacaggagaggaagtgtttgactctgaaccttctgagaattcagcggttcagagagcagacacatacataccttcatttgcagaagaacagagaaaagatccttctcatgTTACTTCTCTGGAGGATCAAAAGcctcctttcatctgtgaaaatggggttttgtgtcacagttcaaatgaagaattgcgtccagttataccaaaacatctacaggtagaattcactcgatacaaccatgagagtttaggtcacttgggacaacagaaattgttagtcattctcaaggagaaattttattgggaaaaaatggacgaaacagttcaaagtgttgtactagcatgtctcatttgtgcccaaataaatccaagacctaaaggacagaagccaccacttctacgaatcgcacctgcagatggtccatggtctacactgcagatagactatattggtcctttaccctcaggtaaacatggtctcaggtatgcattgattgtggtagatgtgttctcaaaatgggtagaaatattacctgttaggaaagatgatgctttgtccacagcaagggaattggtacaacatgtcttttgtacttgggggatcccaaggatgattacctccgatcgaggtagccacttcacaggtaaaatcatgcaaactgcttgtgctattctaggggcgcgacagcaatttcatgtcccctatcatccacaatctgcgggaattgtggaaagaatgaataggacaatcaagtccagaatagcaaagatgcttttggacaaaggtaacacttgggttgacaaggtacctttcatactgatgagtataagaggttcaatctcttctacaactcaattcactccgtttgagttgatgacgggaagaaaaatgccattgtggttcccacatgagccatttttatccacaccacaaaaagatgctatctcaaggtcccaatggttgagatcgctacaggagaacctgaaagcgattctgccatatgcggcatcgagaatgcagaaaatggagccaccctatgagtccaaattcaagaaaggtgctctagtgatgatcaaaacctttcgcaagagtggtccatgggagtgtaattgggaaggtccttttgaagtccttgagactatgggacaagtcatgattcttgtgcaccgagtgtcaaatgtggtaaaaaagacccggaaaacacaaaaagtgtgggttcacgttgaccagtgcaaaatatttgtgacaaaataatgatactgcatttctttccaggaagaaatggattccgataagaactggaataaggaacctaaagactgtgaaggaaagatgacatcaagccttctggagaaagaacatcttcccaagctcaagacaagcttctacgtgatgggatctactttcctgctgctttgctttatttccgtcattgtttacatgttacatcgaggaacaatcgccaatgatgtgaatgaacagactagagagattcaacattctcgaagaccaagaggatcagatacacggaacttactgacagagaacatcacggatgattctgtggagataacaggaaatatctgcatgggatatggaacaaaatgttgcattgaattacatttcatacacgacacagacataatattacatgcgattgcaggacctaaaactagattcacacaattacaaggagaatatgtacacaataataaaacgggtacatgggaatgttctcctacagatgtactatactggaacatagagatcagaggtgatgaacctgctgtatggtccggtgatattacaaatgacatgattgcaaagggaaagttgggaagatccaaaacagaaattttgttaaaaactcaggtttttgggaaaattctggatccttctttactctccatcacagaaggagataaagattgggtcaaaacatggaatttccagataacacgggaacctgtgcaagttcaggtatctgtagtgtttaccgttactaacactatagttccggaaataagggtttcaccacagacagtacataataaagtaaatacattacccataatgttaaaatgtaacacaaggttgaaattgccttctgagtctttgttgacatggaccaaaaattcatcatttttgggaagttttctaaacagtccaactaatgtcatacacagaggtcagattggtaatatcagatggatggatgataatttcattttttccatagagaatccatcttccagggactctggaatttaccagtgttgcgttgaaacaaagacacattacagacattgtaaagacgttagtgtgaatatttggtcagcagcagatagtgcatgcacagacacgaggttcatgccgtctactcctttccaaattaatcaatttcagtccaagtccttattaagggatggagaatttatgacaatggtgtggactttcaatatgtctcattggaagatctctaccaggtttcctcagtgtcaatcacatctcataaacatggagatggggatagaacaatggtttgggaaaagaacagctcagactaggagtaagagaggagtgttagaaggaattctgggaggaattgggacagtgggaagtctgactaatgccatgaatatacagacacttaagtcagatttggataatattggttttattggaggaaaaggtgtaaaggttcagaagagtctgaatcaacttcttgaaaagatggtaatgaatacagctgctgtactagggtcttccgtgtcacatctacaggatgctactttagctctcgtggaaagcacacacgaaacacaagtagctaaagcgtgcctggagatacagatagagtattcttctaatctgaagttgattgcacaagctttacagagtggaattactccactgggaatactgcgaaatttacctgtagagtatgattttgcattgaatcatacggatttgtgggtaaataagtggttaggatgtgaacgaaacatttgtgttggcacatcgctaatcccagtgatcggaagagaaggaactattgttcctgttacagttttgggtatacctgtgagtaacacacaacaagtgttctatcaattgcagtacacagattttgcatttgatggagtgaacactgaacaagtagacatttcttcatgtttgcattttgtttctaaggtgatgtgtttacctggacaggataaggtgatttatcattcatgttttcataatcattcttcttgtcatgcgagaatagagactgtacagacactacatgatctggtgactccagtaagtccaaataagatttgttttcaggtcatgtctgagacagagaaagtttctgttttctattctacttgtgtacataaggaaaacctacctatgggtttgtattgtatagaaggaaatgtgagatctctttcaaagaaagaaggaagttttaatatcacttctataggaaagagaaacttaacggcatttcccaaacaattcaatttatcacagataaatgattttccttgggatatgtggacaagtgaaataaagaaagataagggtttgttagatttattaacgaaacagttaaaggaagcagaaattatattcaggcatgaacaaggtgaatcaagtgatattgaacacgaatggaatggaatgtcaggtagaacttggtggaagagttttagcaaatctgtacattcctggtctcagtcatcttttcagtcagtggttggaaatgttttatttaatcctatcataatcatatttttattagttttgatgtgtattatatacctgtagactgtgagccctcgcgggcagggtcctctctcctcctataccagtctgtcttgtactgttaatgattgttgtacgtataccctctttcacttgtaaagcgccatggaataaatggcgctataataataaataataataataataatatatcaagtttttgtgatgtgtagaattcagaagatatataagaatataaaaatagaaatgaaaaaggaagataacattcttagaggaatgttaaatcgcaagatgactttttgacagaaagttgcagattggtttatcaagtcaaatattggtctagaattttcaacaagaatgtatgtgatacgaatgatgacacgattgagttagggtttcccggggttcatcaaacttccatataaggggggactgtaaaatagtgagtttatggagatttgattcatagactggattacatgcattcatataatgtatgtatattttgcCCCATGCCTTTAAGAGTGAGTTTGTGAGCTGGAAATACTGACCAAGAGTTTGAAATggtagaaccaaagtcatctgctagttgttcatcaaagttgtcaaagaagagctatattctgtttggaatgttgggctaagaactgaaatagctatgagggacttctttctgttacactgaggtcaaagttcagcgagcctcaaagggtttataaataagttgaagtaggttttgttacaggtctGTACTGCGCAAGTACATTTATTTCacgggtaaaacgtaccacgtgacatgacataatgctgaactaaaataaggatagttacttcttgtaataccatgtaaagagataaggacaatcaggaggaggggtttgggttataaaagcagACTAGACTTCAAAGGGTgagcagaaggagggaggagaaagacggactcaccaacccgaccagaccatctacagacagagagacggcttacacacactacagcgatgtaagataaatgaactgttattttttctctctgcttatctgtctatccatctattaactcaagccaagacagttatttttctctaatgactgtaacctcaaactcttaatctgaataaatccataatatgtttttgcaccaattctcgctccaatcattatatactggctttgcagttGTCGCCTTAAACCCAGTTTTTAACACagttaaggtctttactcactgttagtcTCAGTTCGGCAGCTgcccggttgcccacagtatgctgggatccactgtccggTGCCTGTGCCGATCCCAGGTAATTTTTAGGGTTAATACCGATGCACCACTTTtaggtctctttccttggctggcttcacagccttgactttgatagataaacttgtcttggcctctcccacagaatctggtcaagggggcttgcctgactggaatcttgccctcttcccaggggatctacagcAGGTtggggccctgggcgcttgcaaccacccagggccttcggtgttactttgaggaaatgtctttcttccctctgtctggggaccgtccccgaatgcagccagacccctccacccgatcttcctgtggagcaggacacgagcaaatatgcccttccgtggccctgggatcctctcttctctgtctgtggtgtcacctgggccccaggatctccaccaggaaccttctctctcttcactgtctcaactcactaccactctcctcctctgcctcacgcagactGACTCCTCTCTCCTACTGACAGACTACTCTGtacttgaacttcctgtttctactctcactttctagtcggctcctcccactttccttgttgctggcccccaccccatgggacgagagatgggtcttacggccccccgactacagcacgggggtagctgccactatctctggtccctgtatgtgcctagcaataagtgtttgtgcagatttgcatgtgaaccggtatgtacccttgtccttacctaggatgggacatcacacctctggcggaggtgcaatgtctctgtggcaacggaagcctcaggggcgccacactcccccccatagcgaatcccagcacgtctgtGAGCTGAAACAAGAAAACAGTGGAAAACTGCAAATTTTTATATGCATAAAACACGAAAACCAtaaaacttttcatccctttatgggaggcacttttctgGAACGTTGCAaacttagaaaaaaaaaagtctttggTGCGCTCCTACTGTCCAGTGCACAAGTGCTGCGGCACATGcctaccataattctggtagggggcacaactggtgcaactatttacaatactaAGTGCTGGCCatgcatagtccagtggcccaaatgtCTTTTAAACTATAAcagaccagccacattacgtccagtggcctggttactcataacatacatatatacatttataaTTTGGCCACaaaaagtccagtggcctggtaacacataaacagtggggggggggggggggtagggacgtcttcaaaaagaatgcggggcaagaattcagggatggggtgtcatcttcgaaaagaacaaaggGGCGGGACAGTGCAGAGGGGACATCTTCAAAAATGATGAGGGACAAACAGGGGATATTTACAGTTTgcataattcttctcttttcttacTTGCGAGGGTAGATACGGGGATCCCACTCTGGCATTGCCCCAGGTAGCAGGTATGCCGCAGACAGGAGGGTCTGGGTCTGCTGGTCATGGGTGCTTACTGGAGTTGGACTGCGGCAAGCTGGCTCCACCGGGGCTGCTTCTTACCGTAGGATGtggacatctagggcataccacccTCGGTTTCCCATCAGTCTTGTATACTCTACCAGGTCGCCCGGCTGGACaaggcgccctgggtggcctctctcAAAATGCTCCTCTATGTCCCGGCGGGACACAAATATGTCTTttcccaggccgggctcccggatgaagccccagccctccTCCTGCTTAAAGTCCAGGACTTGGCCCTTCCTGACTGGGCCATGGCTCGCCTTTCGGGACCTCCTAATTTTTGCTTTTGAGGTCAGGTTGGCAGCCTCCGTCACTCTCCTCTTCTCCTCCGGGCGTTCTCTCTCGAGCCGGTACTGTTCGAGCTGCCGCTCGCATGCTATCTTTGTGGCGAGCGGGGTCGAGACGGGCAGGATAGGACGGGCCAGTCCCCAATCGCGGACCGGTGCTGCGTCCCAAGTTATCCCAGGTGAGGACGCACCAGTACGCCGGTGGGAGGGCTAGGGAAGGGACCCACTAGTTGGTCGGGGTCCGGGATGTCGAGGACGCTGACTTCATGGGGACCTGCGGCGGCGGGCCGAGCTTCGGCGGGGTGAGCGGGGGCCTCCTGCAGGCCTGCAGGTGGGCCGGCCATCTGTGGGTTGCTGGGCCCTGGGCTCGGCCGGATGCGGGTGACGTCTCCCTTACCCTGGTCGGTCGCAGCCTCCTGGGCCTGTCGGCTCTCCACTCCGGACGCTGCTTGGGGCTCGTCGGTCGGCGCGTCCCGGTTCGGCCTCTCCGCCCTCTCGCTGCTTGATCTCTGCCTGGAGTTTGTGCAG containing:
- the LOC142312358 gene encoding uncharacterized protein LOC142312358, which translates into the protein MDSDKNWNKEPKDCEGKMTSSLLEKEHLPKLKTSFYVMGSTFLLLCFISVIVYMLHRGTIANDVNEQTREIQHSRRPRGSDTRNLLTENITDDSVEITGNICMGYGTKCCIELHFIHDTDIILHAIAGPKTRFTQLQGEYVHNNKTGTWECSPTDVLYWNIEIRGDEPAVWSGDITNDMIAKGKLGRSKTEILLKTQVFGKILDPSLLSITEGDKDWVKTWNFQITREPVQVQVSVVFTVTNTIVPEIRVSPQTVHNKVNTLPIMLKCNTRLKLPSESLLTWTKNSSFLGSFLNSPTNVIHRGQIGNIRWMDDNFIFSIENPSSRDSGIYQCCVETKTHYRHCKDVSVNIWSAADSACTDTRFMPSTPFQINQFQSKSLLRDGEFMTMVWTFNMSHWKISTRFPQCQSHLINMEMGIEQWFGKRTAQTRSKRGVLEGILGGIGTVGSLTNAMNIQTLKSDLDNIGFIGGKGVKVQKSLNQLLEKMVMNTAAVLGSSVSHLQDATLALVESTHETQVAKACLEIQIEYSSNLKLIAQALQSGITPLGILRNLPVEYDFALNHTDLWVNKWLGCERNICVGTSLIPVIGREGTIVPVTVLGIPVSNTQQVFYQLQYTDFAFDGVNTEQVDISSCLHFVSKVMCLPGQDKVIYHSCFHNHSSCHARIETVQTLHDLVTPVSPNKICFQVMSETEKVSVFYSTCVHKENLPMGLYCIEGNVRSLSKKEGSFNITSIGKRNLTAFPKQFNLSQINDFPWDMWTSEIKKDKGLLDLLTKQLKEAEIIFRHEQGESSDIEHEWNGMSGRTWWKSFSKSVHSWSQSSFQSVVGNVLFNPIIIIFLLVLMCIIYL